The DNA segment GTATGTTACTTTGCCTTCAGTTCTGACATTAGCAGTACAAATGTAGAAAATTGCAAGCAGGCCTGTTTGAACAACTGTTCATGCAAAGCTGCTGTTTTTAAATATACAGACGATCCTTTACATGGGGATTGCTGCCTTCTATCTGAGGTCTTTTCATTGATGACCGCTGATCGGGATGATATTAACTCATTCACGTTCCTTAAAGTGGCGGTTTCTCCTATTGATATTCAGAAGAAAAAAGGGCATGCTAGAGTTATACTCGTATCAAGTCTTGCAGCTTTCTTTGGTGTCTTTATTTTTATGACCACTTGCTTCTTtcttttcagaaaaaaaaaggattctaTTGAATTTGAGGAGGATTACCTAGATCAGGTATCAGGAATGCCCACTAGATTCTCCTTCCAAGACTTGAAATCTACAACACAAAACTTTAGTTGCAAGCTTGGGGAAGGAGGATTCGGGTCAGTCTATGAAGGCACTTTAAGCAATGGTGCCAAAGTTGCAGTGAAGCATCTTGAAGGTTTAGCTCAAGTAAAGAAATCATTCTCAGCTGAAGTTGAGACGATAGGCAGCATTCACCATGTCAATTTGGTAAGACTGATTGGATTTTGCGCTGAAAAATCACATAGGCTCTTAGTCTATGAGTACATGTGTAATGGGTCCCTGGATAAATGGATCTTCCACAAAAACCAACATCTTTCCCTTGGTTGGGAATCCAGAAGAAAGATCATCCTTGACATAGCGAAGGGACTAGCCTATCTCCATGAAGAATGCAGGCAGAAGATATTTCACTTGGATATCAAACCCCAAAACATCCTTTTGGATGAACACTTGAATGCAAAAGTTTCCGATTTCGGATTGTCAAAACTGATTGACAAGGACCAAAGCCAAGTTGTAACAACAATGAGGGGGACCCCGGGTTACTTGGCTCCCGAATGGTTGAGCTCAGTTATCACAGAAAAAGTGGACGTCTACAGCTTTGGCGTTGTGTTGTTAGAAATTCTGTGTGGGCGAAGAAATGTAGACCGATCTCAACCTGAAGAAGATTTGCATTTACTCGGTATTTTCAGAAGGAAGGCAAATGAAGGACAAGTGTTGGATATGGTTGATAAAAACAGTGAGGATATGCAGGGACATGGAGCAGAAGTTATGGAGCTGATGAAGGTTGCTGCATGGTGCCTACAAAATGATTATGCCACGAGGCCTTCCATGTCCGTGGTGGTGAAGGCTTTGGAGGGTTTGGTTGATATTGAAGGTGACCTGGATTACAATTTTTCGTTTTCACCATTAGCTAGGGGCATTGCTCACAAGgttgctgctgctgctactCCAATTATGCCATCAGCCTTATCAGGACCTAGGTAAACGTCAACCTACCTAGCTGTAACTCTAATTAAAGTGTGAtgcttttatgaaattttatttagtctttatttggttgtaactgaaaatttgaaaattttcattttcacctTCTCCCTTTTGAATTCAAGGAGCTTTAGTCAAAGTAAACAAGGTCATTGCAAAGACGACTGACAGCCGCATTCTCCAAGGCCCCACTTCATTCAATGTCTTGACCAACTGTTCCCAGGagtggaaaaataaataaataaataaaaatgatgaattgACATCATGATCGCAATTTTGACTCATTTGGTATAAGTTAAacccaatttcatttttttaaatttaggttaaatttaaattattcaaattttatttataatatgttttaaaaaaatttaaaatttattcatataaagatttaaataataaataaaataaaattttaagatagcaacaatataataaacataaatttatatatttttaaaaaataaaaaatatatgaaataatataatttgatatttttttattaaaaaaataaatattcttttataggataaaatataaaaaattgagttaagGTAGAAAAAACTTAACTCCAACTCAATTCAAGTATTGAAAATGATAATACAAACCAATCTAAAGATTTAATTGGGTTCGGATTAGGTCAAGTCAACCTCGAGTTGCACTTCCTAAAAAACATATCTCAACAcaacaaataattattattttttttcctattataaaaaataataataataaaaaatatatatattgaccataaaaaagttattcttaaaaataaaaaataaggtatttttagaaaatatttttaatttttcacttattttatgagACTTgccttaaaaattaattatataaatatgaaaaataattaaaaataaaatattacatataaatttatttttaaaatatatcaaaaaatgtaaaaaattaaagtactttaaattctcaaacaaatttttattttataaaatgaaaatgaattttaaaatattattctcaaaaaaattttaaaatttttacattctttttttaagaaaattataaatttgaaaaccattttgaaaattgagttggttaacctatttttactttttgcttctcaaaattaaaaataaaaataaaaaataaaaaaagaaaaagaagcataaaaaatatttttgaaaattatcttcatacaaggataaaaatatagttattattattatttttcatcaaattaccAATCTGAATGTGTCACAATATAagagtactaaaaaattatagaaattcactaaaaaaatttaaaaatcatcacAATCACaaatgtgtggaccccgcattttcacGTGCATTCCCACTTGACGGCAtgactcgcttttttatttgtttagtgaaaaaattgatttttagaaaaatacttggagtcgccatttatttttattttatttttgaagggaaaaacaaaataagaaaaaaaaaccttaagtgtgacttcagaaggaaaaaaaaaacaagtctgtgaaaaaccgagtctGGGTTTGGGGGTCATgttacttattggaaaggtacggtggtgagccgtagcacccctctaaggcCGTATACATATGGTCTCTACTAAACTAATTGAGGAAATtatggcaattaattaattaatcatggataccaaaattaataacataaatcaatatacacaaaagtgataacaaaataaaatgacaagaatgtacaaaataaatgacaatagaattatgcaaattgatttattgaactaattaaaaaaatatttaaaaaaattagttttttgaaaatttcaaaggattttattaaaaacaattttgaatgggtgatttcaatttatttatttacaaaacattttcttcaagtgatttgattcaatttcatttgtatttaattttcaagaaaagttatttatacttattgtatcaaaagaatttattacaaaatttcaatttgggtacaaagattatttttacttgttttagaaaataatgaatttttacaattttatttataaaagtattttgattcattttcatttcttaaaaaaaaaagtgatttttacaaattatttaaaacgatataactttattttcaaaagaaattttaattaaaaagaaaacaaaaatttaaatactctatttctgaaaaacacatttaatcccattttaattaaggaaaaagaatttatttaaaaaaaatatttttagacaattcaattaaaaattaatttggacaattttatttacaaaacaaattttgaacaatttttattaaacaaagaaattttttgacaatgttattaaaaacaatttttcgaattctattgaaaacaattcttttggatttttctaaatgcatttttgtgaatttttataaataaaaaaaactttcttttattaaaaataatattttaaaattgttgttttaTCAAAACACATTTACTGAATTCTTCCTTTcgtttaaacaaaatttctaatttgttcaATATTCAGttctgtacacactcaataaatatatacaaacgaatatttataagaactaataaaaataaaactaaataaaagtgaaaaataaaatatgtaccaaaATAAACTTACCACAAGCTCTATGTGTTATCAATTCGTACTCAACCAACAAGATTGCAGAATGAGtctatgcaaaaacaaaaatagcacaaatgtaaatatccagaGATATGCAAAATCCCAAgcaaatattcaaacccaaattctaatttcaaattagtcccatAAATTTCGTCAATTAAAATAAGCCCAAATTACTATAGGTCTTACCCTAAAACATCCAaatcaataacaaaaaatacaaacacaatcgatcaaacctaaatttggataaattaaaataaattctactaggcctaaatttaatattccgTAATTTTagcctaatttaatatacatcacaattgtcccatgtccaaattaaacaattcaaattggtcaaattcatatcaaatattcaattaatcCAACAAATCCCACCTACATTCTGGACCCCAAAATTCacatcaattaacaagcccacataaaaaaaatatacatggtcaaaggaaataaaattcaagCCCAATTCAATAAACCTAAccaaataacaaattaataatagactcaaatccaaataaataatatgCAGTTGATATAATCCAAATATCCTAAATTAATCACTAAATGTAATATAACCATAaaaccaaattaacaaattaatctatttacaataaattaactcaaatttcatattaattaacaaaGCCCAAATATAAGcccacaaccaaacataaataaacaaaccaaatttcaataacaatttctatcaaaatcaaatcaagaattttttttaaaaaaagtaaaaataataataataataataataaatccaaATAATGGTGTTTGGATGGAGAGAAAGGGAGggaaaatgatggaaagaaAGAGATGGGGGCCGGCTAATAGAAAAAACAGGGGGAATGTTgtgggaagaagaagagaaagggaggaaaaaaaaccaaaacaaaaaaatggggaaaataaataaatctgggAGTTGTGGGTGTTTCTTTGGCAGAGAAAggggtggaaaaaaaaatgggccgCGGTCAATGCATCCcggaagagaaacagaaaagaaaaaaagaagaaaggaaaatctgaGAGGGGAAAGAGCTGCCAAATCTCTGGAAAAATGGAGGGAGCCGAGTGAAAATGGAgggaggaggaaaaaaaaaatcaggggGGCGGCCGTGTGGGAAGAAGAGAGAATTGAGGGAAATATGGGGGGAAACGGGGGCAAAATGgggggaaaaatgaaaaaaccaaTGGGAGATGGGATGGTGGCCGATGACGAGGAGTATGGGGGGAGTGAGAAGGAGTGGTTGGGGAGTAggaagagaggagagaggagagaggagaaagaagataaaaataaaaaaatataataataataataataaaataaaagtaataataataaaataaaataaaataatatataaaataataaaaactattaaatagtgagtgaataaaaaaaacacatataattgaaatttgaaatctaaACACAAAATTCGGCtcgaaattaatataaaaataaaatttggacaaattttagggtttacaaaatattttgttttttatttttaaaagtagagAGAAAAATTGCAACTATCATGTTTatgtttttagaagaatttaaacataattcaaatataatttatgtttttttaaattttaaaatagttaaaaaaaaaaaaaagtttatctAAATGACAcctaaattaaaaaaggaaagttaaagaaaaaaaaaggaaaggaaatttggcatttttttctttttcttttttatttttactttttatttcatttgacaAAGATGAAATAACTTAGGCTGATTTGAATAAATATTTGTATTCCAAATAAAACGGTGAAGGCATTCAAAGTGATTGGTTGTAGTGTCATGTTGACTTTGAAAGGAAAGCATATCCTTCCttctatcatttttatattaataatactaagggtctccaaaaagcccgcggtcCGCTTTAGGCTCGGCCTGACCCGAGCCCGTttatgggcgggccgggccgagggcctaaatttaggccggGCCgagggcctaaatttaggcccggcccgtaggcccgccccGTATGCCCGCCCTTAGGCCcgcccctttaaaaaaaaactacaaaaataaaaagtattaaaaaaaatattcatttcaaaattttattcattgaatgtataattacatttaaaaatgtgggaaaagtttacatcactacaaaataaatacatcccaactaggttggcacctatttatttgtcaatcatctgtatttttcaaccataaaaaataaaaataaaaatataatatacatttagtcattattttctggCGATGATGGCGAATTATCatgcatccatgaagatcttgataattttaaagattccatatcGGCAAGTATCTCTGTTTCTCGAATGGAATCGTACATCCTTTTATCTGCTATTTCCCAATCTTTCACACATATCCCTGCTTCAATAACATCTGGCGCTAAGTTGCATCGTTTTTTACTAACTACTCTTCTacctgcactaaaagcagcttctgatgcaactgtactcataggaactgttagtacatcacgagcaattatagaaagcacaagatatttgtgttgatgtgatttccaccatattaaaatatcaaaatcttcttgatcttcaaatgaaattatatcagtattaagatatttatctaaatcagatgtattatttggagaactatttgttgtcttttttcgacttttcaacatttctagagctcctttataaaaagatgaggagtttataggtggtaatttaatagtattaatatcattaccatatttttctttataatagttatacaaactatataataatgaatttatttcatttttaatttcttcaatttttatttggtcattaaaataaataattattaaccattcatccaaagcttcaaatttcaatctaggtccacaattaaagcaatataaaaaattaaaggtatttctccccaatattttctaaatttttctatcattgcaaatattgtatcattaaacatttcaaaacttaaatatttttgaagtacaataaaaatattagttatttgcataataactcgatttgaagttagataatatacaccacaaaaaatgtttgttgaagtatcaaaaatttcaaaaagatctcttaaaagatccgcaatatgccaatcataatcatttaatgcataaatatctacttcacaatcattgttaattaattgcatttcatataattcgactacttttttatattttgtaaaagtttatatgtggaattccatctaatggtcatatccaaatttatattttttcttttcatatttaacattttgcaacaatcaaaaaataattcatgttttgcttgagaactattaatactatatgcaatgcctctaattttttccaatgtactatcaacattttttaatccatcctttacaattaaatttaaaatatatgcacaACAaagcacatgaaatattttagcatgatcTTCTTTTACTTGCCAATATCGTTTTAGTCTATGTATTGCTATATCATTATTAgcagcattatctaatgttattgtcaatattttatcacgaatgcctaaatctataatttcatcatttattaaagctgctatatttttaccactatgtggagcatttattaatttaaatgaaattattcttttatttaatttccattcattatcaatgtagtgagcagttatacataaaaaaccagtgtgagttaaagatgtccaaatatcagatgttaaacaaatatttccttcaaattttgcaaaaaaaaattttaaaatttctttttgtgtataaatttttttcataatatctcttttaactgtatttccaaaccaacctttaaattgaggattaatacctcgttgaattgttcctacaaaatcatgagtttccatcatgttgaaaggttgttttgctcttattatataatcaatcatttcttcacgacagttagattcatcataagaaaatgtttttaaatttccactttcatttttacctaattgtatataatttctaatatctacattatttttagttttacaattttcgtgatgtctttttaaatgacttgtgcctacatttgagccaccagtaagaaatttattacaaattttacattttgcttttatttcttttttattattttctaaaattatttctattctatcaaaaaaattccatatatttgaagtaaattttttgtttgatgatatttcatcacatggactagatgaagaagcacttgtcatattataattattgataaaatattatgccaaaaataataaagtaataaatataaaaaaaaatgtaacaaaaaaataaagtagtaggggTGGAGTATGTTACTCAATTAGAGAACCGATGTAGAAATTCCTAACAATTTTAACTCTTGgagccaccaatgcttgttttgcaccaccagcaatattgtataatttgagggaaaaataaaagaatttgaaatattgtagaatgtgagagaaatagagagaatttgatgaaaaaatgaaaatgaagaaaatgtatttataggaaggtttaaaaataaaaataaaaattggtcatgtgaccgttggaggcTTAGccccaacggtcacatgactcacatggagctccaacggtcacatgaccgttggagcctttaattttttttttaaaaataatatactttatttttatatatatatataactaactcatttaataagcaCAAAAGGAATATAcctcagttggttagagccttgaaatttaagcttgaggggaggggttcgaatccccccatctcatttcctttatttaaaagccattttggcttatttaaaaaagcccgcCCAGCCCGCCAGCCTGCTAGCCCAGGGGTTCATAGGCCGAGCCGCGGGCCTAGCATTTTATCATGGCTCGGCCCGAGCTGGGCCACGGGCCTCCTATTTACAGctcggcccggcccggcccggcccgcccgttggagacccttaaaTAATACACAtttaaagaaattgaatttatagcGGGTGTTTCTTGTAAAGACGCCTTCTATCATTTTTATAGCAATGACACACGTTCAAAGAAATTGAAGTTACATTTAAGgcgtcttttcaagagacacattccatcatttttatatcaataacacgttaaaaaaatttgaatttatattaaaagtgtctcttcaggagacatattttataattctacaaaatcgaatttatattaaaagtgtcttttaaaaatatacttttcaCAGTTTTCATATCAGttgcataataaaaaatttgaatttatactaaaaatgtcTTCTTAAGACACACTTTCTATAATTTCACaagattaaatttatattaaatgtgtatgttgaagagacaccttcaacaATTCTTATATTAGTCATCCATcgaaataattgaatttatactaaaagtatattttcaaaagacaccttccataattccataaaattaaatttatattgaaaggttttccttcaagagacacttttagtataaatttaattttttcgatAAGTGACTAATATAAAAATGTGTGAAAAGTGTTTATTCAAAAGACAcgtttagtataaattcaattttatagaaTTATAGAGACAACttcaatgtaaattcaatttttttcattatgtgactgatatgaaaattatcaaagatatctcttcaaaagacacctttagtataaatttgattttatggtattgtagaaatgatatttctttagtataaattcaattttttttttttaacgtgtgtgactaataaaaaaaattatggaaaaatattttttgaaaaaacacttttaatataaattcaattttatggaattaTGAAAGGTATCTTTTAAAGGGACACCTTTAgggtaaattcaatttttttttttaacatgtatggttgatatgaaaaatatagaactgtctcttcaagaaacacATTTCAAAGTGGCAAAAAGTATCGtagatttagaaatatttttataactaccgtattttaagaattatttttttacatagccgtacaagttaaaaaaaaaaaaagcccacaCCTTTCCGTGGAACACATTCAAAGAGGATTTGCCTCCTTAgctataatgattttttatacaTCTTTGGAATATATTCTACCGTATAGTCATAATTCGTAGGAAAATTCTAGGGTACCTCTTCGGTAGCTACCCAAAAAGCTTTTCAAGCCAT comes from the Vitis vinifera cultivar Pinot Noir 40024 chromosome 12, ASM3070453v1 genome and includes:
- the LOC100245340 gene encoding G-type lectin S-receptor-like serine/threonine-protein kinase SD2-5; translated protein: MAWHGLESCSWTNVEQELTYDQGDEMVTVQPILDIKSEGRGFCFGFYCRYLRDECLLAVVIYHPINFLSIESPELVWSANRNDPVRVNATLQLTGGGDLILKDADGKFVWSTNTTGKSVSGLKLTEAGDVVLFDANNATVWQSFDHPTDALLQGQKMVSAGKKLTASLATDNRTEGMLSLSVTNEALVAYVESNPPQFYYRLEGSDTDTKGKTKQNYILLGNENLDVIIHGAEQNHPDSRISIPANLSAQFIKLGPDGHLRAYGWKDYDWEAADLLTDWLSFPNHLSDVDDCQYPLVCGKYGICSERQCSCPPPSPDGTNYFRPVDDNLPSHGCYATKPIACGSSQYHHLLELQHVCYFAFSSDISSTNVENCKQACLNNCSCKAAVFKYTDDPLHGDCCLLSEVFSLMTADRDDINSFTFLKVAVSPIDIQKKKGHARVILVSSLAAFFGVFIFMTTCFFLFRKKKDSIEFEEDYLDQVSGMPTRFSFQDLKSTTQNFSCKLGEGGFGSVYEGTLSNGAKVAVKHLEGLAQVKKSFSAEVETIGSIHHVNLVRLIGFCAEKSHRLLVYEYMCNGSLDKWIFHKNQHLSLGWESRRKIILDIAKGLAYLHEECRQKIFHLDIKPQNILLDEHLNAKVSDFGLSKLIDKDQSQVVTTMRGTPGYLAPEWLSSVITEKVDVYSFGVVLLEILCGRRNVDRSQPEEDLHLLGIFRRKANEGQVLDMVDKNSEDMQGHGAEVMELMKVAAWCLQNDYATRPSMSVVVKALEGLVDIEGDLDYNFSFSPLARGIAHKVAAAATPIMPSALSGPR